A stretch of Cicer arietinum cultivar CDC Frontier isolate Library 1 chromosome 5, Cicar.CDCFrontier_v2.0, whole genome shotgun sequence DNA encodes these proteins:
- the LOC101500350 gene encoding uncharacterized protein — protein MNCDSFDPSCPMSMDSLLLPVTQSPPEISDDNRLKSVPDKLSELVLEPYIASDTESEYESEYESESEFVLESESESELVPEQEPELLPEQDPELVSEQEPESESEPELDPRSDWELIPIEKLTVNDLASRYDDDPSLFWFSCTQFVYKNKAFLKREEEIEKALAEYLELSRDVSPFDAIPIPPLAIADRCGCNFPAPVELTEECGLLTDLSNLALEKFNAKNKGSNFVFDELVKAAYSAFPPTYYITFKANDAAHPQPSDSPATTFQAQVWNMVARKGPYMVKSCSIKT, from the exons ATGAATTGCGATTCCTTTGATCCTTCTTGCCCAATGTCCATGGATTCACTCTTGCTCCCCGTCACCCAATCACCTCCGGAAATCTCCGATGACAATCGGCTGAAATCGGTGCCGGATAAGCTATCGGAACTGGTACTGGAACCATATATTGCATCGGATACGGAATCCGAATATGAATCCGAATATGAATCCGAATCCGAATTCGTACTCGAATCGGAATCGGAGTCGGAACTGGTGCCGGAACAGGAACCAGAACTGTTACCGGAACAGGATCCAGAACTGGTATCGGAACAGGAACCAGAATCTGAATCGGAACCGGAATTAGACCCGAGATCGGATTGGGAGTTAATACCAATTGAAAAGCTGACGGTGAATGATTTGGCTAGCCGTTATGACGATGACCCTTCTCTTTTTTGGTTTTCATGTACGCAATTTGTGTATAAGAATAAAGCTTTTCTTAAAAGAGAGGAGGAGATAGAGAAAGCCCTCGCTGAGTATTTAGAGCTCTCTCGTGACGTATCT CCCTTCGATGCCATTCCTATTCCACCCTTAGCAATTGCTGATCGTTGTGGCTGTAACTTTCCCGCTCCCGTTGAATTAACAGAAGAATGTGGCCTTCTTACTGACCTCTCCAATCTTGCTCTGGAAAAGTTTAATGCTAAGAATAAG GGTTCAAATTTCGTGTTTGATGAACTTGTCAAGGCAGCCTATAGTGCATTTCCCCCTACTTATTACATTACCTTTAAAGCAAACGATGCTGCCCATCCTCAACCTTCCGACAGCCCTGCAACAACTTTCCAGGCCCAAGTCTGGAACATGGTGGCTAGAAAGGGTCCGTATATGGTCAAGTCCTGTTCCATTAAAACCTAA